The Thunnus maccoyii chromosome 12, fThuMac1.1, whole genome shotgun sequence genomic interval TCATCAGCAGAGAGAGTCCACAGCAGTACACCAGACTCTTCACTATCAGCACTGTGtacagcacacagagcagcttcaccTGGTACTGAGACTGGAaggacactgacacacacacacacacacacacacacacacacacacacacacacacacacacacacacacacacacacacacacacacacaaggtcagTCTTCTCTCCACACTGTTTCAGTCTGTTCAACTGTGGACATTTCATCACAatatcatcacattttcttcagtagAACTTGGACTTTTCCAGACGGGACGACCAGCTTTACATGAAGACAGGGGTCGACtacagtttgactgacagctcaaAGGCCCTTATTAAATACAACAAGTCAGGGCCGGACCCAGCTTTTTAGGGGCCCGAAACAGgatttgatttcctgttttcaacttaaaataacttttgaatCCACAACTAACTACAATttataacaattaaaatcactgaaggataaaaagcaaagtccaaatactgtttaaaaacacacaggttactatagatttgaagtttttaccacttgggggcagaagaactccacaacaagctaacaaactcCTCTCTGACATATTatggtctgtctgctgtttgctgctgggcaggtaatgtacagtgggtttatcaggaaacagctgctgctgctggaaacactgagactgaagcagacaggaaatgtgctgcaaaaccacaactaggagctaaaagaggctaaaaagctcatTTAGTCATTAGATTCATtcttaatataaaactattgattagtggagctttaagATATACTCCCTAAACTTGTTCTATCATCCTCGAGGCCTAAAACTGAGTATAGCGCCAACAAAAGGTGTTATTTGTCAGCCTGTGAAGTGAAAGCTCTCTCAGTGGGACTTGTTGTGCTGTGGGACACTCTAACAGAATCAGGGAGTGTATGTTTAATTCCTTCATTGATGAGCAGAAAGTGAACAGACTGATATGCAGCCCTAACTGCAGCAGGACATTGGAGCTGTCAGAGCAtgcagagaggcagcaggtgaTCTTACAGTCAGCTTGCTGCAGAGCTGGCAGGTCTGCTGGCTCTCTCTCTGGAGGACAGGAGGCTGCTGGAGCTGGAAGCTCTGAAACACAAAAGGAGTCAAATGTTTGGAGTTGCAGTGAGAaatgtcagtgctctgctcctctgctctctctgacagcGTCTCCAGATGAAGCTGAATCACTGCTGAACACAGTCACCAAGCCTTCATTACCTTGTTCTGTTTGGGCCTCCACTGTTCCCCCCTCGTGCTTGATGATTCATTGAATAACAAAACCCAAATTAATAATactattcatattttataaaattacaagtactaatttaataattaatatatattatttaataatatagattgtatatttaatagttgtattactttattgttgctgtttgttttattatcagtttctcttatgaagttgtttttgttaataaaacaaaccagtttttaaattgtggtgtttctgaaatctttcatcttcttctaAATTGAGGTTTTTACCTGCAGAGTGTTTAAATTCACActgtaagaacatttttaacattcacttcctctctgcaacatttaaaaaaatacagcctacatttgttatcatcaatcagagcagcagaacaCAAACCACACTGAGACAAACAAGTCATCTTTACttgtattaaaaagaaaatacaccaATAATATaagaacacaaacagtcagacaaTTACACAATAAAGTTTCAAACGTGTATAATCAAGCAACATCAGCAGCTGGTCAAAGCAgaaaatgctgttgtttttctcccaaAAACCTCTTTAATGTTTTCACACTAGAAAGCTCCTCACATAGAGGTGATAACCAACTGATGACAGTTATTTCTGCAAATACTTTACCCAAAGGACAATTGGAAATCTGAGCCCAAAAGCTGCTGAAGCCTTTCTTGAGTACATTtataatttacttttaaatttatGTTGCAAACATCAGCAAAATCTTCTAGTATCTTTTATTGACTGTAGAAATCCTAAGTGTAATATTTCATGATTTTCtgatacaaaaaatgtaaaaatgaaaagaagaataagAGTAAAGGCAATAATTATTTTGCTTCTAGCAGTGCAGGGCTCATGAGTTCCTGggtttattttgttaaaaagttattttacttTAAGAATAACTTATTTGCATGACCATGATCTTCTGACAACTGAAGGTAGTTTAGTTGACAAATCCGACgttcagatcagaaaacactcatatgtgTTATATTTGGAGGATACTGACAAACAGCCCCTTCTGTCATTTATGTATGAGCACTCGGCAATGACAAGTGTAAACTGtaaagcagtggtggaagaagtattgaactgttttacttaagtaaatgtaccaataatacagtataaaatactACTTTACAAgtaatggttttattttcaaaattacagaagtattattcactaaatgtacttaaagtatcacaAGTGAAAGTACTCTTTATGTAAATTGGCCCCACACACTGTTACATtgatcatatacatatatacagagcCTGTGAAAAGTATTCACCACTcttgaaatgtttcatgttgtattgttttaaaacatggagTCAAAGGGgatttaatgtggctttttgaacactgaaaaaacccttatatgtaaaatgaaaataaatccctATGAAGTGatctaaatgtatttcaaatataaaatacatcatcagctttactagtaaaatctaaatctgaaaagtaactagtacTTATAGCTGTGaagtaaatgtagtggagtagaaagtaaaatatctccctctgaaatgtagtggagtggacgtataaagaagcataaaatggaaatactcgtGTAAAATACCTCACAATTGTACTTTATTACATTCCTCCTGTACCTTTGCTAAAaactccaaaaaagaaaaagtgacaagaCCTCCAGATGTGTGGCCTTTGTTGGTGGCTGGGCTCAGTTTGACTGTGTGGGTGGAGGGCTCAGTGGAAAAAAGGTTTACAgacaacaagagaaaagaccCACATGACaaatgagagggagggaagtTCATGAGTGTACAGCAGCAGGTATGAATCTGTTCTCGGCGGTTATTAGGACtcatataaaactgttgacagcgaATCAACACTTCCTTTCCTGCAGCAGACGGGCCATGTGGGTTTCTGCTCAGCAGCCTCCACACTGTTCACtgtggtttttcattttattaacacaATGACGGTTACAACCATCGACTCTGGTTAAAGAATGGTTCCAGGAACTTCAGTATGAATTCAGCGCTCGCTGTCTCAGTTTTaatctgtgttattaatgtgtgagagaagcagctgaaatCCTAAACTCAGAGCTGAGAAActgacatcattaaataaaGGGAGACGTTCAAACTCCTGCAGTCTGCTCAGGTCCCACAGTCTGTACTGAGTTCACAAATAAATCACTCAATTCACTTTAAACAAATCGATGACAATAAAATGGTTGAAACTGTGATTGAGGTGCTGAAcatcctaataataataataaataattcatgaCTAATATTAAGAACCCAACTTAAATCATattatttaagatatttttgttaaatataaaacacaaacaaacatatgtgatatatatttacaaagcaacaaaaacatcacatgtatgtaaaaaaaacaactcctgttcatttttaatgaatagagcaaaaaaaatgttccttattcagaaaaagaacaaatgcaGATATACATCTGTTGGTGTCACATATTCCACCttaattataataaatgattaattgaataaCAAAACCCACattcataataatattaatattgttcATAATTCCAATTTTCTTTGTATCTTCCTGTACACTTGTTTTTAGCACTATGTGAAAGTTTACTGAGATCTACTCACGACAAGAGTCAAATTACTTGTAGGTATCAGCAAACTTGGCCAATATAGTTGATTCTGTGTCTGATTATTTGTATTATGTGAAGCCAAACggaaatcaataaaaacaagaatgactataaatgacagaatctgtgatatttcagtttattgAGGATGTTACTTTGAATGACTTTGACAAACCTGCCACCCTCTGcataatgtattaaaaagaaaatgcaaaagaaagaaaaaatattataagCAGCAAAATCAAGCATCAAGATAACAATATTCTACAgaatttacatgtttgtgtgtgtatttataattTTAGGACAACTGTGTCTTAACCGTAAATTTACAACCAACCACAACACGTCATTACTGACATTTCTGAACACTGATCAAAGTGATAAATGAGATGAATTGATGAGATGTGATGGTGAGAAAAGGCgagcagaaaacagtcagtcagcatgTGTGCAGTTGGTGGACGGTCCCTTGTTTCTGAGGATCATCAGCAGAGAGAGTCCACAGCAGTACACCAGACTCTTCACTATCAGCACTGTGtacagcacacagagcagcttcaccTGGTACTGAGACGGGACAAGAGCTGCTGGTGGAGCTGCTGGTGGATCTGCTGATGGAGCTGTTGTTGGTGGAGGAAGAGTAGAAACATCTGAAACagaataaagttaaaaacaaattagtCAGTGCTCTGCTCCTTTGCTCTCTCTGACAGCGTCTCCAGATGAAGCTGAATCACTGCTGAACACAGTCACCAAGCCTTCATTACCTTTTTCTGTTTGGTCCCTCACTGTTACCCCCTCGTGCTTGACGTAGCAGCGGTATTTATCTGTGCTGTTCTCTTGCTGATGgagcagcaggatggaggcgGTGCGTCCCGGCTCTCTGAGCTCCAGCTGCTCTCCCTCAGCAGGGGGCAGATCCTCCAGCGTGccgttcttcttctgtcttttccaggaGAACTGGACCACAGGAGGAGACATGGCTGAGGCCAGACACAGCAGGGAGCTCTTCCCCTCCAGGTGGGCTGCTGGGTACACGCTCACCACGGgcttcactacctgctcaactgaagtttgacagcagcaacaagcagcacagacacacattcacacagtcaacagcagCTTACAGCACTGCACTGCATTCAGTCTGATCCTGGAAACTACATGATCACTAAACTACTCATCAATACACCACAAACATCATCTACACTGatacatattttcatatatatctTCATCTAGATAGTTCAAGTTCAAGAAACAATGGAAAGATGACAATAAAAAGTTctgttcattattatttaaatttttacatataattcatgaaaaacaatgtcatataaaatataataaaattacatttgtagAATGCAGAATATTAACCTTCATCATAAAATAGGTATAAATTGTGTCTGctatattttatgatatatatCACTAAACTTTATGCCATGCTTCATCATACATGAGGTtgaaaaactataaatatgCACAGCAatacatatgtacagtatattgatacATAAGTGTATcaatcagttttctttaaagAGCAGAATCACCATGCAACATGGTCCCAACACATTTACAATTAAAGagaatacaataaaaaacaaaacaaatagtaagagaatgaaataataatgaaataaaataaaacaaacacattaaaaatacacacacatatatatataaactggTATCACCACATACATGTCTGCAGATAAATAACcagaaataacacaacaaagATGACAAAGATAATCCAGTaatacatagtttgtccaccagacaGCACTAACAAgttttcagctgtaaaatatcCTACTTATTTCAGACTTTGGTCACAAttcttttataataataatttaaaaaacaaatatagatGTTGGTATGGCCGTCCAATTTTTTAACATTAGTCAAGCTGCATTTTATATCATAGTAAATATATcttataaaaaacaacatatttacctCCATATATACCATAACACCATAGACCATAATATATCTATGATGAAATACTATATATAAGTCCTAATTTGCTGACATTAAATCTGTGTTCATACTTTGTACTTTCTGACCATGTTGATGAAATTAGTTATTGTAGTTTTCATTGAAATGTAGTAAATGAAATGACGGACTGAGAC includes:
- the LOC121908919 gene encoding uncharacterized protein LOC121908919 isoform X4; translation: MILVNNLDLFASADTFNSRQVFVTVTFTVGGNWYLIFGSGTKLYVVEQVVKPVVSVYPAAHLEGKSSLLCLASAMSPPVVQFSWKRQKKNGTLEDLPPAEGEQLELREPGRTASILLLHQQENSTDKYRCYVKHEGGTVEAQTEQASCPPEREPADLPALQQADLSFQSQYQVKLLCVLYTVLIVKSLVYCCGLSLLMILRNKGPSTNCTHAD
- the LOC121908919 gene encoding uncharacterized protein LOC121908919 isoform X2 — its product is MILVNNLDLFASADTFNSRQVFVTVTFTVGGNWYLIFGSGTKLYVVEQVVKPVVSVYPAAHLEGKSSLLCLASAMSPPVVQFSWKRQKKNGTLEDLPPAEGEQLELREPGRTASILLLHQQENSTDKYRCYVKHEGVTVRDQTEKDVSTLPPPTTAPSADPPAAPPAALVPSQYQVKLLCVLYTVLIVKSLVYCCGLSLLMILRNKGPSTNCTHAD
- the LOC121908919 gene encoding uncharacterized protein LOC121908919 isoform X3 → MILVNNLDLFASADTFNSRQVFVTVTFTVGGNWYLIFGSGTKLYVVEQVVKPVVSVYPAAHLEGKSSLLCLASAMSPPVVQFSWKRQKKNGTLEDLPPAEGEQLELREPGRTASILLLHQQENSTDKYRCYVKHEGGTVEAQTEQAASCPPEREPADLPALQQADLSFQSQYQVKLLCVLYTVLIVKSLVYCCGLSLLMILRNKGPSTNCTHAD
- the LOC121908919 gene encoding uncharacterized protein LOC121908919 isoform X1, producing the protein MILVNNLDLFASADTFNSRQVFVTVTFTVGGNWYLIFGSGTKLYVVEQVVKPVVSVYPAAHLEGKSSLLCLASAMSPPVVQFSWKRQKKNGTLEDLPPAEGEQLELREPGRTASILLLHQQENSTDKYRCYVKHEGGTVEAQTEQELPAPAASCPPEREPADLPALQQADLSFQSQYQVKLLCVLYTVLIVKSLVYCCGLSLLMILRNKGPSTNCTHAD